The Pyrenophora tritici-repentis strain M4 chromosome 2, whole genome shotgun sequence genome window below encodes:
- a CDS encoding Atrophin-1 domain containing protein, protein MVLDINRPPLPAPTEPSTLDSADDSSPTIDDVDTNVSNRTDRTSYSVPEDGTPITINTTTPTKPHGGGRLHKKFPSQTSLLIEYFEAEDEIEGTVRPSVRVRVTPSSRKAQNNAANDHIHITQATRQPRKAAYTRRIPIGQRPRDEFIRNPAIDWLGGSDISSLPPVDIEVLPNLSDVSTLGGRFVPMPSDVSSMPADSMTGATEIIPPARRRSRSLERDEVTDSMVSEAIQDTLKAPKHQRSRSLSKDRITQRVMEKLQQQAAEGATHKARASKSRETSRIRDDTLSSPRKSHRRRSKDVEQVSGVSGTDSSILSSGGADRRSGISGTSSINNPKLLATVEDAIKRLILPELNALKEENRTSRNLSKLDRANRDSIATYDGQESTTSSRDPSRRRVSKSSSAPKLHGNKPKVVLNREGDDPGTVLSPGSSRKGERRSSRGSISSYADSTTREEKERFHKRKSKDSMSQRDAALIGLAKSGLTTAALKHHTSREEKREEKEEERKHRKHRSSRSSRSISESVAESVREETRVKERVPPLPFNHSELIGGSELTRDSILSAETETKERPPSRSSVSTGITGTGAETPIQQVPRGYVSPSPRTPTRTPNALQQTLGTSQSNRSSHDVRTETPKSDRSYKSRPKDTTDASLSAAAAAKVRAIERSEPQASQYEIESETQSKRGVSPIQSEASYQEDAPNSASPRRFHSIRSGPSVSSLGHQFERRASNLSIASMDSTASTKAARTRKRPQGVTLESKKSILNESSSPRDTDEFFERNHEKNEMYRRELEDSSMASVNYNRLTQYTDDSTDQYLDREVKPDLQTIRKIGSNPEYVHTPLAVESAVASLHDPSTISVRSSMASSPLKKSMLSQVSTNPAYVQTDQVPAGERWAAIRDKAEALVQGRQAETSPRHSIAREDSPRQSVAQSEDAESIDEAPHMHHSAYPVGDDNMMPEIGYGMDDESDVTTNPSIIQGPGDGYHDRTDNLLGRQEERERTPTSFNKGPAFAAHQRHDQQSPASFDDQRQPSVESDYDHPYAGEPHYEQAGYAQSNRTPLSGQTGWKDEGYQSANQREAYTPQGRNHSKMLEDDGYGDEYDDADLGGPDMFADRTTKHDRHVSGNSHGMTSPLYDAATGKGIDRIQSKDIVALMDHLTVRDAQRNARDTEILVTLVRSAAEMRNQLDDLRQFIKTQDNMIMNTTDKRVNLAEQRILGGPRPQPMTPPRVNRSSDEVDIETKKKSVFRRALKGLSAGKGDGDIKHIEAMLVQLLGEVEGLKQVNQLTLDQQARSNSLNSYEELRASADAGYEPEGRADTAPSPDQSGYLSNPSSSRRIQDLHSGYDVVPTNRISTVREESDEESIGRNSRYENTERMTTPTQEAFQEKRGSLETPSQASRAQRDSQSQDNTPKRKHKSNSSSIFGIPKISRWSKTTSSTNPESLPRNSGSGDKRPYSAHSRSSSRDDYYDDEEPYEQHADDRLRSSASIDRQEQASIRSVRSPSPLIPEEHQYEMEDPKYQAHRNSLNLQHPQPRPGPTGRHQSNLETQAQIYEPVRSDIGSPDYDQWGSMPSLARNRLSGMSAPHAGNLSPISSDDYSQHSAEQQAGPPRPPKIPDDGPLIPPPQTLAGYGQTRQMYSSPNEFGSQGALTPLAPIAEVRYSLETDRGHRVS, encoded by the coding sequence ATGGTTTTAGACATCAACAGACCTCCTCTTCCGGCACCTACTGAACCTTCGACTCTCGATTCCGCAGACGACTCCAGTCCCACCATAGACGACGTTGATACAAACGTCTCCAACCGCACTGACAGAACCTCTTACTCCGTCCCCGAAGACGGCACCCCCATTACTATCAACACTACCACGCCCACCAAGCCCCACGGCGGCGGCAGGCTCCACAAAAAGTTCCCCTCGCAGACTTCTCTGCTCATCGAGTACTTCGAAGCAGAAGACGAAATAGAGGGCACAGTCCGTCCCAGTGTGCGCGTAAGGGTCACTCCATCCTCTCGCAAGGCCCAAAACAACGCCGCAAACGATCACATCCACATAACCCAGGCGACCCGCCAACCCCGCAAGGCCGCCTATACTCGACGCATCCCCATTGGTCAAAGGCCGCGCGACGAATTCATCCGAAATCCAGCCATCGACTGGCTAGGCGGCTCCGACATCTCTTCACTCCCTCCAGTCGACATTGAGGTACTTCCCAACCTCAGCGACGTCTCTACACTGGGAGGCCGATTTGTTCCTATGCCCTCAGACGTGTCTTCTATGCCAGCTGACAGTATGACGGGCGCAACAGAAATTATCCCCCCTGCGCGCCGCAGGAGCAGGAGCTTGGAAAGGGACGAAGTCACCGACTCCATGGTCTCTGAGGCCATTCAAGACACCCTGAAAGCACCCAAACACcaaagaagcagaagtcTCAGCAAAGACCGCATCACACAGCGCGTCATGGAGAAATTACAACAGCAGGCTGCAGAAGGCGCCACTCACAAGGCCAGAGCTTCAAAGTCCAGGGAAACTTCCAGGATCAGGGACGACACTCTTTCTTCCCCGCGCAAGTCGCATCGAAGGAGAAGCAAGGATGTCGAGCAAGTGAGTGGTGTCAGTGGCACAGACTCCAGTATCCTGTCTTCAGGCGGCGCTGACCGTCGTTCTGGAATTTCGGGCACTTCCTCTATTAACAACCCAAAACTACTTGCTACAGTTGAGGATGCGATCAAGCGCCTCATTCTTCCCGAGCTTAACGCACTAAAAGAAGAGAACCGCACTTCAAGGAACCTGAGCAAACTTGACCGCGCCAATCGCGACAGCATCGCCACATATGACGGCCAGGAATCCACCACAAGCTCTCGAGACCCATCTAGACGGCGCGTCTCCAAATCCTCAAGCGCACCCAAACTCCACGGCAACAAGCCCAAGGTTGTTCTCAACCGAGAGGGTGATGATCCCGGAACTGTCCTTTCTCCCGGGTCCAGCCGCAAAGGAGAGCGACGGTCAAGCCGGGGTTCCATCTCAAGCTACGCAGACTCCACCACCCgtgaggagaaagagagaTTCCACAAGCGAAAGAGCAAGGACAGTATGTCTCAGCGAGACGCAGCCCTTATTGGACTTGCCAAATCCGGGCTCACCACTGCTGCCCTCAAACACCACACATCACGCGAAGAGAAGCGcgaagagaaggaagaggagCGCAAACATCGCAAGCATCGCTCTTCCCGCAGCAGTAGGAGTATCTCGGAAAGTGTTGCAGAAAGCGTGCGTGAGGAGACCCGCGTCAAAGAGCGCGTCCCACCGCTACCCTTTAATCACAGCGAGCTGATCGGAGGATCTGAGCTCACCCGCGATTCGATCCTATCCGCCGAAACCGAGACGAAAGAGAGACCGCCATCAAGGTCGTCTGTAAGTACCGGTATAACGGGAACAGGCGCTGAGACACCTATTCAACAAGTGCCTCGGGGCTACGTTTCGCCTTCCCCGCGCACGCCCACTCGCACACCGAATGCGCTTCAACAAACGCTCGGCACTTCCCAAAGCAATCGGTCCAGCCACGATGTACGAACCGAAACTCCGAAGAGCGACCGCAGCTACAAGTCTCGCCCAAAAGATACCACTGATGCCAGCTTGTctgctgcagctgcagcaaAAGTCCGCGCAATTGAGCGTTCTGAGCCTCAAGCATCACAATACGAGATTGAGAGCGAAACGCAATCAAAACGCGGTGTCAGCCCGATCCAGAGCGAGGCCAGCTATCAAGAAGATGCTCCGAACAGCGCCTCGCCTCGGCGCTTCCACTCCATTCGAAGTGGTCCTTCTGTGTCTTCACTTGGCCATCAATTCGAGCGACGAGCGTCTAATCTTTCAATCGCATCCATGGATTCCACAGCCAGTACAAAGGCCGCGCGGACTCGCAAGCGACCCCAGGGCGTTACTCTTGAGAGTAAGAAATCGATACTCAACGAATCGAGCTCTCCCAGGGACACTGACGAGTTCTTTGAACGCAACCACGAGAAGAACGAGATGTACCGCCGAGAGCTTGAGGATAGCTCTATGGCATCAGTCAACTACAACCGCCTGACTCAGTACACTGATGATAGTACCGACCAGTATCTCGATCGTGAAGTGAAACCGGATCTGCAAACCATTCGCAAGATTGGTTCTAATCCCGAATATGTTCACACGCCACTTGCAGTGGAATCAGCCGTTGCCTCTCTGCACGACCCATCCACCATCAGCGTCCGGTCATCAATGGCGTCGAGCCCGCTGAAGAAGAGCATGCTGTCACAAGTCAGCACTAATCCGGCTTATGTACAGACTGACCAAGTACCGGCAGGCGAGAGATGGGCCGCCATCCGCGACAAGGCCGAGGCACTGGTTCAAGGACGACAGGCTGAAACCTCCCCGAGGCATAGTATCGCCCGCGAGGATTCACCCAGGCAGAGTGTTGCTCAATCTGAGGACGCCGAGTCCATCGATGAAGCACCTCACATGCATCACAGTGCTTACCCAGTAGGCGATGATAACATGATGCCTGAGATCGGATATGGGATGGATGACGAATCCGATGTGACTACCAACCCCTCCATCATCCAAGGTCCAGGAGACGGTTATCACGACCGTACCGACAACCTACTTGGTCGACAAGAAGAGCGAGAACGTACTCCCACCTCGTTCAATAAGGGCCCTGCTTTCGCTGCTCATCAAAGGCACGATCAGCAGAGCCCAGCGTCGTTTGACGATCAGCGCCAGCCCTCCGTAGAAAGTGACTACGATCACCCTTATGCAGGTGAGCCACATTACGAGCAGGCAGGCTATGCGCAGAGTAATCGCACTCCTTTGTCAGGCCAGACCGGCTGGAAAGACGAGGGTTACCAGTCGGCTAATCAACGTGAAGCGTATACTCCTCAGGGTCGCAATCACTCCAAGATGCTTGAGGATGACGGCTACGGTGACGAGTACGATGATGCGGACCTTGGCGGTCCAGACATGTTTGCTGATCGCACCACCAAACACGACCGACACGTCAGCGGTAATTCGCATGGCATGACCTCGCCCCTTTACGACGCAGCCACTGGCAAGGGTATCGATCGCATTCAGTCGAAGGACATTGTGGCGCTTATGGATCATCTCACTGTTCGCGACGCCCAACGTAATGCGCGTGATACCGAGATTCTGGTTACCCTTGTCCGAAGCGCGGCGGAGATGCGCAACCAATTGGATGACCTCAGGCAGTTCATTAAGACTCAAGACAATATGATCATGAACACAACCGACAAAAGGGTCAATCTTGCCGAGCAACGGATCTTGGGTGGCCCTCGTCCTCAGCCAATGACACCTCCCCGCGTCAACCGATCGTCGGATGAGGTTGACATTGAgaccaagaagaagagtgTCTTCAGACGAGCACTCAAGGGTCTGAGCGCGGGTAAAGGGGACGGCGACATCAAGCACATTGAAGCAATGTTAGTTCAATTGCTTGGTGAAGTCGAGGGCTTGAAGCAAGTCAACCAACTCACCTTGGACCAGCAAGCCCGGTCAAATAGCCTCAACTCATATGAAGAGTTACGTGCAAGTGCCGATGCTGGTTATGAGCCAGAAGGTCGTGCCGACACAGCACCTTCACCTGACCAGTCGGGTTATCTCTCCAACCCCTCATCGTCACGGCGCATCCAGGATCTCCACTCGGGTTACGATGTCGTGCCTACTAACCGTATCAGCACGGTACGGGAAGAGAGCGACGAGGAATCTATTGGGCGAAACTCCCGCTACGAGAACACTGAGCGAATGACTACTCCGACTCAGGAGGCTTTCCAGGAGAAGCGTGGGTCACTAGAGACTCCATCACAGGCTTCAAGGGCTCAGAGAGACTCACAAAGCCAAGACAACACACCGAAGCGTAAGCACAAGTCCAACTCATCGTCCATCTTCGGCATCCCCAAGATTTCGCGATGGTCGAAGACGACTTCGTCTACGAATCCTGAGAGCCTACCACGCAACAGCGGTTCTGGAGACAAGCGGCCCTACTCTGCCCACTCTAGGTCATCCTCCCGAGATGACTACTACGATGATGAGGAGCCGTATGAGCAGCACGCTGACGATAGACTTCGCTCCAGCGCGTCTATTGACAGGCAAGAGCAAGCTTCTATCCGttctgtacgctctccttCCCCTCTCATCCCAGAGGAGCATCAGTATGAGATGGAGGACCCCAAGTACCAGGCTCATCGCAACTCGTTGAATCTGCAACATCCTCAACCACGACCTGGACCTACTGGTCGCCACCAGAGCAACTTGGAGACCCAAGCACAGATCTATGAGCCTGTTCGCTCCGATATAGGATCCCCTGACTACGATCAGTGGGGTAGCATGCCGTCGCTTGCTCGTAACCGCCTATCTGGCATGTCTGCGCCTCACGCTGGCAACCTTTCACCAATCTCGTCTGATGACTACAGTCAGCACTCTGCAGAGCAGCAAGCGGGTCCACCTCGCCCACCCAAGATCCCAGATGACGGACCACTTATTCCGCCACCGCAGACGCTTGCAGGCTATGGCCAGACCAGGCAGATGTACAGCTCGCCGAACGAGTTCGGTAGCCAAGGTGCTTTGACACCACTAGCACCTATTGCAGAGGTGCGTTATTCTCTCGAAACAGACAGGGGCCACCGCGTAAGTTAG
- a CDS encoding actin: MSSGGDRKVSGTLSRSTRGPPPRLADLGESPRTPLLRTISATFGSPGGSFRTEDEYIVIEVGSRYVRGGFAGESAPRCTLPFGPDEQRRIGDYRQWDPEHSQKRKRRKAGEDWGHDYELYRMDLTKVDLGLVEDKFERAMREAYSKYFLLDTKPRRIMLAMPPRMPHALMSTFFDVLFTSFQAPSITLMSTPVLSTVAAGLRSALVVDIGWAETLVTAVCEFRELAERRSVRAGKMLSEEMAKLLNAELDAAEPGAEKSDISFEEAEEVLTRVGWCKPIPRSNRRTLYFPAREAPVLEEFEDAIESPPPKVTIPFPKHTPPIEISVPFALLAKPTEDALFAPELARNEFDDEELPLHHLIYRTLVQLPIDVRRMCMSRIIITGGVSNLPGLKTRILREMEALVKIKGWDPVKSYGTASARREEKLYRQREEFEMRRQEGEDMVASSLERNSPLSTPVAAFQQPEEDAIDTKFAELAVRNGPPPASLIGGAIRGVDTLGAWAGASLAAQQRIKGIVEVERDRYLKDGLQGANREKEVSVIPQRQSMMGPSLATKGGERASWTLGIWA, from the coding sequence ATGTCTTCTGGCGGCGACCGCAAAGTCTCGGGCACCCTGAGCCGCAGCACTAGAGGACCGCCTCCACGTCTCGCCGACCTTGGAGAGTCACCACGGACACCGCTCCTGCGCACCATCTCGGCTACCTTTGGCTCGCCCGGTGGCAGCTTCCGTACCGAAGACGAATACATCGTAATTGAGGTTGGGTCGCGTTATGTCCGCGGTGGATTCGCTGGCGAAAGTGCCCCGCGATGTACCCTTCCATTCGGGCCTGACGAGCAGCGCAGAATAGGCGACTACCGACAATGGGATCCTGAGCATTCGCAGAAGAGGAAGCGGCGGAAAGCGGGAGAGGATTGGGGACACGATTACGAGCTGTATCGCATGGACTTGACCAAGGTTGATTTGGGCCTGGTAGAAGACAAGTTTGAGAGGGCAATGAGAGAGGCATACAGCAAATACTTCTTGTTGGACACGAAGCCGCGACGAATCATGCTCGCCATGCCACCTCGTATGCCACATGCGCTCATGTCGACTTTCTTCGACGTGCTCTTTACCAGCTTTCAAGCCCCGAGCATCACCCTCATGTCGACTCCAGTACTATCGACAGTAGCTGCGGGGCTGCGCTCTGCGCTGGTGGTAGACATAGGCTGGGCAGAGACGCTCGTAACCGCTGTATGCGAGTTTCGTGAGCTGGCAGAGAGGCGCAGCGTTCGGGCAGGCAAGATGCTCAGCGAAGAAATGGCAAAACTGCTGAACGCTGAACTTGACGCCGCCGAACCAGGTGCAGAGAAGTCAGACATATCATTTGAAGAGGCCGAAGAAGTTCTCACACGTGTTGGATGGTGCAAACCAATTCCGAGATCGAATCGGAGAACCTTATACTTTCCCGCACGCGAGGCCCCTGTACTAGAAGAGTTTGAAGATGCCATCGAGTCTCCGCCGCCTAAAGTCACCATACCCTTCCCGAAGCACACGCCTCCTATCGAAATTTCTGTACCCTTTGCATTACTAGCCAAGCCTACCGAGGACGCTCTCTTCGCCCCAGAGCTAGCACGAAACGAGTTCGACGATGAGGAACTCCCCTTACACCACCTTATCTACCGCACGCTTGTTCAACTCCCGATCGACGTCCGCCGAATGTGTATGTCGCGCATAATCATCACAGGCGGCGTGTCGAACCTCCCCGGCCTTAAAACGCGTATACTGAGAGAGATGGAAGCACTGGTAAAGATCAAAGGTTGGGACCCTGTCAAGAGTTACGGCACGGCAAGCGCACGTCGCGAAGAGAAGCTATACCGTCAACGGGAAGAGTTCGAGATGCGCCGGCAAGAAGGCGAAGACATGGTAGCCTCGTCACTAGAGCGGAACAGTCCCCTATCAACACCAGTAGCGGCATTCCAGCAGCCTGAAGAAGACGCCATAGACACCAAGTTTGCTGAACTAGCTGTCCGTAACGGCCCACCACCTGCGAGTTTGATAGGTGGTGCGATCAGAGGTGTAGATACGCTGGGTGCGTGGGCAGGCGCAAGTCTGGCCGCTCAGCAACGTATCAAGGGCATAGTAGAGGTCGAGCGGGATAGATACCTCAAAGATGGTTTGCAAGGCGCGAATCGCGAAAAGGAAGTGTCGGTCATTCCTCAGAGACAGAGCATGATGGGCCCTAGTCTAGCAACCAAAGGCGGGGAAAGAGCGAGTTGGACACTGGGCATCTGGGCATAG
- a CDS encoding putative rna polymerase iii subunit c17 protein, with product MHISKPQSALLTNHEVLLHLLAEDAEYTGTDSTSRERKKPSGLNHMLRDGLTYLQNSAFTTTSSPVEKHPNRPLTLYRGPHSLFRALAPKYRLNKAEYLQLYNLRPSTQVMLELIIEEAGARFKEEDLLDILAIIQQVFEEEEANIPPGVEDMEMPKIANKLLGASKKRRKIKRRVDKA from the exons ATGCAC ATCTCCAAACCCCAATCCGCCCTCCTCACCAACCACGAAGTCCTCCTGCACCTTCTAGCCGAAGATGCCGAATACACGGGCACCGACTCTACATCGCGGGAGCGCAAGAAGCCCTCTGGTCTGAACCACATGCTACGCGATGGTCTCACGTACCTCCAAAACTCCGCcttcaccaccaccagctCGCCCGTGGAAAAACATCCAAACAGGCCTCTGACGCTGTACCGGGGCCCGCACAGCTTGTTCCGCGCGCTTGCGCCAAAGTACCGCTTGAATAAGGCAGAGTATTTGCAGTTGTATAATCTGAGGCCTAGTACGCAGGTTATGCTTGAACTAATTATTGAGGAG GCAGGAGCGCGGTTCAAGGAAGAGGACTTGCTTGATATTCTGGCTATCATTCAACAGGTGTtcgaagaggaagaggcgAACATCCCGCCTGGAGTTGAGGATATGGAGATGCCCAAGATAGCTAACAAGCTTCTGGGTGCAAGCAAGAAGCGGAGGAAGATCAAGAGGCGTGTGGACAAGGCTTGA
- a CDS encoding TT-ORF1 multi-domain protein, whose product MAAEYKNTNVNELAKQAEQDLNSHSAKHGHEVGDSTVESGVDTANVEPHFAGANVKYGSDASGAGNNRDIPLDEGGSIKPNGQPTKAADFAHGGVGAPEARDQKFAETHGGDDSVRGNVRN is encoded by the exons ATGGCCGCCGAATACAAGAACACAAACGTCAATGAGCTCGCCAAGCAGGCGGAGCAGGACCTCAACAGCCACAGCGCTAAACATGGTCATGAGGTTGGTGATTCGA CCGTCGAATCCGGCGTCGACACGGCAAACGTAGAACCCCACTTCGCCGGCGCAAACGTAAAATACGGCTCCGACGCCAGCGGCGCTGGCAACAACCGCGACATCCCCCTCGACGAAGGCGGTTCCATCAAGCCCAACGGCCAGCCTACCAAGGCTGCGGATTTCGCACATGGAGGTGTGGGTGCGCCGGAGGCGAGGGATCAGAAGTTTGCTGAGACGCATGGTGGGGATGACTCTGTTAGGGGGAATGTTAGGAATTAG
- a CDS encoding Nop multi-domain protein yields the protein MGLFILSETSAGYVLLKSKDKKLLGSDSKDASSVVEQLKVKKFAKFGSAVAALEQAAALHDGKVTPMLSSLLDELKDETKATLAVADPKLSNSIAQLPGLSLKTVSDSSTQDVFRAIRENLTSLLPDLLPAEEAATRLGLAHSLSRHKLRFSPDKVDTMIIQSIASLDVLDKQLNTYAMRVKEWYGWHFPELAKILNDNLAYSRVVLKMGFRTKARESDLSEILPEEIEAAVKAAAEISMGTEITDEDLEATSALAEQVVDLTEHRQSLGSYLSSRMQALAPNLTALVGELVGARLIAHAGSLMNLAKSPGSTIQILGAEKALFRALKTKHDTPKYGLIYHASLIGQATGKNKGKIARMLAAKSALGLRVDALSTWGVSSEDTSKEPSEEEKSQLGRDARLTIERRLRALEGKPLKSLANANQTALGGQKKWEVKEARKYNPDADGLTGDEPAADAPKESKKAKAPKKLVQEVDSDGDESMADADAGADESDSDSEEEKKTAKVDPKKAAKEAEKAAKKARKAEREAKREAKKAKKAAKESKNHVLTKMGTGVFWV from the exons ATGGGTCTTTTCATCCTCTCGGAAACTTCGGCGGGTTACGTCCTTCTCAAGTCCAAGGACAAGAAGCTCTTGGGCTCAGACAGCAAAGATGCCTCAAGCGTCGTTGAGCAGCTCAAGGTGAAGAAATTTGCCAAGTTTGGCAGCGCCGTAGCTGCGCTCGAGCAGGCCGCCGCACTTCACGATGGAAAGGTCACGCCCATGCTGTCGTCTCTTTTGGACGAGTTGAAGGATGAGACCAAAGCTACCT TGGCCGTCGCTGATCCGAAGCTCTCAAATTCCATTGCCCAACTTCCAGGCCTCTCCCTCAAGACCGTGTCCGACTCCTCCACACAGGACGTATTCCGTGCGATCCGCGAGAACTTGACGTCGCTCCTCCCCGACCTCCTCCCCGCTGAAGAAGCCGCGACCAGACTCGGTCTCGCCCATTCCCTGTCGCGACACAAGCTGCGCTTCTCCCCCGACAAGGTCGATACCATGATCATCCAGTCAATTGCCAGTCTCGATGTCTTAGA TAAGCAATTGAACACTTATGCTATGCGTGTCAAGGAATGGTATGGATGGCATTTCCCAGAGCTTGCCAAGATTCTCAACGACAACCTTGCATACT CTCGTGTTGTTCTTAAGATGGGCTTCCGAACAAAGGCTCGCGAAAGCGACCTTTCGGAAATCCTCCCCGAAGAGATCGAGGCAGCTGTTAAGGCGGCCGCAGAGATCTCAATGGGTACCGAAATCACAGACGAAGATCTCGAGGCCACTTCTGCTCTCGCTGAGCAGGTCGTAGACCTTACGGAGCACCGACAGAGCCTCGGCAGCTACCTGTCGAGCCGCATGCAGGCCCTTGCACCCAACCTGACTGCTCTGGTTGGTGAGCTTGTTGGTGCGCGCCTTATCGCCCACGCCGGATCTCTCATGAACCTTGCCAAGTCGCCTGGTTCTACCATCCAAATTCTTGGTGCTGAAAAGGCGCTTTTCCGTGCGCTCAAGACAAAGCATGATACAC CCAAGTACGGTTTGATATACCATGCCTCCTTGATTGGACAAGCTACTGGAAAGAACAAGGGAAAGATTGCTCGTATGCTTGCTGCCAAGTCTGCTCTGGGTCTGCGTGTCGATGCCCTCAGTACCTGGGGTGTATCGTCCGAGGACACCTCCAAGGAGCCCTCCGAAGAAGAGAAGTCCCAGCTCGGTCGTGACGCACGCCTTACCATCGAAAGGAGACTGCGCGCCCTCGAGGGCAAGCCGCTCAAGAGCTTGGCCAACGCCAACCAGACTGCGCTTGGTGGACAGAAGAAGTGGGAGGTCAAGGAAGCGCGAAAGTACAACCCAGACGCCGATGGTCTTACTGGTGACGAGCCCGCCGCCGATGCGCCCAAGGAGTCTAAGAAGGCTAAGGCTCCCAAGAAGCTGGTACAAGAAGTCGACAGTGACGGAGACGAGTCAATGGCCGATGCTGACGCCGGTGCTGACGAGTCCGACTCAGACTCagaagaggagaagaaaaCCGCAAAGGTCGACCCCAAGAAGGCTGCTAAGGAGGCTGAAAAGGCTGCTAAAAAGGCACGGAAAGCAGAGCGTGAAGCCAAGCGCGAGGCTAAGAAGGCAAAAAAGGCGGCAAAGGAGTCAAAGAA CCATGTTCTGACCAAAATGGGCACCGGCGTTTTCTGGGTTTGA